CGAGCAGTTCCGCCAGGTCTACGACCCGATGTTTGCGCGCAGCGGACTGGCCGGACTGCAGGTCGATCCGCTGTACGACTGGCGCCCGATGAGCACCTACATCCGTCGTCCGCCGTACTGGGAGGGCGCATTGGCCGGCGAGCGCAGCATGACCGGAATGCGGCCGCTGGCGGTGCTGGGCGACAACATCACCACCGACCACCTGTCCCCATCCAACGCGATCATGGCCAGCAGCGCGGCCGGCGAGTACCTGACCAAAATGGGCGTGCCCGAGGAGGACTACAACTCCTACGCCACCCACCGCGGCGACCACTTGACCGCGCAGCGCGCCACGTTCGCCAACCCCAAGCTGTTCAACGAGATGGTGCGCAACGAGGACGGCTCGGTCCGCCAGGGCTCGCTGGCCCGGCTGGAGCCGGAAGGCAAGGTGACGCGCATGTGGGACGTCATCGAGACCTACATGGAGCGCAAGCAGCCGCTGATCATCATCGCCGGTGCCGACTACGGCCAGGGCAGCTCGCGCGACTGGGCGGCCAAGGGCGTGCGGCTGGCCGGCGTGGAAGTGATCGTCGCCGAAGGCTTCGAGCGCATCCACCGCACCAACCTGGTCGGCATGGGCGTACTGCCGCTGCAGTTCCAGCCCGGCACCGACCGCAACACGCTGGGGATCGATGGCACCGAGACCTTTGACGTGATGGGTGCGCCGGCGCCCGGCGCGGAGCTGGTGTTGGTCATTCATCGCGCCAACGGCGGCCGGATCGAAGTGCCGGTGGTGTGCCGTCTGGACAGCGATGATGAGCTGCTGATCTACGAGGCGGGCGGGGTGCTGCAGCGGTTCGCGCAGGACTTCCTGGCGTCATCCAGCGGCAGCGCTGGCAAGAGCGCGGAAGCGGTAAGCATCGCAAACGCCTGACCGCGGTCCGGTCATCCTCCTTCCTCGCCTGCAGCCGGAATCGTCCATGAGCCACAAGCCCCAGATCCGCATTCCTGCCACCTACATGCGTGGCGGCACTTCCAAAGGTGTGTTCTTCCGCCTTGACGACCTGCCGGAGGTCGCCCGTGTCCCGGGCGCGGCCCGCGACGCGTTGCTGTCGCGGGTGATCGGCAGTCCCGACCCCTACGGCAAGCAGACCGACGGCATGGGCGGGGCGACCTCCAGCACCAGCAAGACGGTGATCGTCAGCGCCAGCACGCGCCCGGATCACGATGTCGACTACCTGTTCGGCCAGGTCGCCATCGACAAGGCGTTCGTCGACTGGAGCGGCAACTGCGGCAACCTCACCGCGGCGGTCGGCTCGTTCGCGATCAGCAACGGGCTGGTGGACGCGGCGCGCGTACCAGGCGATGGCATCTGCACGGTGCGCATCTGGCAGGCCAATATCGGCAAAACCATCATCGCCCACGTGCCGATGACGGCGGGGCAGGTGCAGGAGACCGGCGACTTCGAGTTGGACGGGGTGACCTTCCCGGCGGCGGAGGTCGCGGTGGAGTTCCTCGATCCGGCCGATGACGGCGAAGAGGGCGGGGCGATGTTCCCCACCGGCAACGTCGTCGATGAGCTGGAGGTGCCCGGCGTCGGCACGTTCCCGGCCACGCTGATCAACGCCGGTATCCCGACCATCTTCATCAACGCCGACTCGATTGGCTACACCGGCACCGAGCTGCAGGACGCGGTCAACAGCGCCCCGAAGGCATTGGCCATGTTCGAGACCATCCGCGCTTACGGCGCGGTGCGTATGGGCCTGATCGCGCACATCGACGAGGCCGCGGGTCGGCAGCACACGCCCAAGGTCGCGATCGTCGCACCACCGGCCGCCTATACCGCGTCCAGCGGCAAAGCCATCGCCGCCGACGCCATTGACCTCAACGTTCGCGCCATGTCGATGGGCAAGCTGCACCACGCGATGATGGGCACTGCGGCGGTCGCCATTGGCACCGCGGCAGCGGTTCCCGGGACCCTGGTAAACCTTGCGGCGGGCGGCGGGGATCGGACGGCGGTGACCTTCGGCCATCCATCGGGAACGCTCCGCGTCGGCGCCGAAGCGGTGCAGGTGGACGGCAAGTGGCAGGTCACCAAGGCCATCATGAGCCGCAGCGCACGCGTGTTGATGGAGGGATGGGTGCGGGTGCCTGCCGACGCGTTCTGAGCGAGCTCCTGCCCAGCGGGCACTCCTCCAGGCTCACTCGACGGCTCGGGCCCCCAGCCTTTGGCACTGATGTTTGCGCGCCCCGTGGGTTAGAACGGGGCATGGCTTTTTGCATCATCTGAATTCATTTACGGAGATTTCCTTGAAAAATACCCTGCTTTTTGCGGCGACCGCGGTCGCCCTGACCCTGGGCGCGCCGCTGGCCGCCAACGCCACCGACCGCTGCCTTGACGCCAACTGCGACCTGCGCGCGCTGTATGCCGCGCCCGCCAACGCCGGTGGCAGCGCCGACACCGCGGCCGTCTCGGCGAGTCGTTTTGGTACCTGGGGCATCGACACCGATGGCATGAACACTGATCTGCGTCCGGGCGATGACTTCTTTGGTTACGTAAGCGGCAAGTGGGCGGAAGAGACCGAGATCCCGGCCGACAAGTCGATGTACGGCTCGTTCCTGGGCCTGCGCGACCTGTCCGAGAAGCGTGTGCACCAGTTGCTGGAAAGCTACCCCCAGGCCGATCCGGCCACCGGCGGCGACGCGGCCAAGCTGGCCGCCCTCTACCAGGGTTACCTGGACGAGAAGACCGTCGAGGCGCTCGACGACAAGCCGCTGCAGCCGTATCTGGACGCGATTCGCAACGCCAAGGACAAGGACGCGATTGCGCGCCTGATGGGCGAGAGCAGCGCCAGCCTGGGCCGCAGCTTCTTCGGCAGCTACGTCTCCGACGACCAGCGCAACCCCGACGTCTACACCCTGTACTTCAGCCAGTCCGGCCTCGGCCTGGGTGATCGCGAGATGTATCTGGGCGAGAAGTTCGCGCCGCAGCGCGAGCGCTATGTCCAATACATCGCACAGCTGCTGGAGCTGGGCGGCTGGGCCGATCCCAAGGCGAATGCCGACGCGATCATGAAGATGGAGACCGAGATCGCCAAAGCGCACTGGACGCGCGCGGAAAGCCGTGACCGCGACAAGACCTACAACCCGGTCGAACTGGACAAGCTCGACACCGTCGCCGCCGGCTTCCCGTGGCAGACCTACCTGACCGCCGCCGGCCTGGACTACGCGAGCGACGGCGTGATCCGCCAGGACACCGCGCTGCCGAAGATCGCGAAGATCTTTGCCGACAGCGATCTGGATACGCTGAAGGCCTGGCAGGCGTTCCACACCATCGACAATGCCGCACCGATGCTGTCGAGCCGGTTTGCCGACGCCGAGTTCGAGTTCCGCAGCAAGTTCCTGTCCGGCCAGCCCGAGCAGGCGGCACGCTGGAAACGGGCGGTGAGCTACACGTCCTCGGCGATGGGCGAGGCGATCGGGCGCGACTACGTCAAGCTGTACTTCCCCGCCGACGCCAAGGCCAAGATGGACGCGCTGGTCGCCAATGTGAAGGCCGCCATGGGTGCGCGTCTGGACCAGCTCGACTGGATGAGCCCGGCCACCAAGGCCGAAGCGCACTCCAAGCTCAAGGGCTTCGGGCTGAAGATCGGCCACCCCGACGAGTGGCGCGACTACAGCGATCTCAAGGTTGCCAAGGGTGATGTTCTCGGCAATGCCGTGCGCGCCGCGCAGTTCGAGTGGGACTACCGCCGCGTGCGCATCGGCAAGCCGGTCGACAAGGCGGAGTGGGGCATGACCCCGCACACCGTCAACGCCTACTACAACTCGGTCAAGAACGAGATCGTGTTCCCGGCCGCGATCCTGCAGCCACCGTTCTTTGATCCGGACGCCGATCCGGCGGTGAACTATGGCGGCATCGGCGGAGTGATCGGCCACGAGATCATCCACGGCTTCGACGACCAGGGCCGCAAGTCCGACGGCAGCGGCCTGCTTCGCGACTGGTGGACGTCGGAGGATGCGGCGAAGTTCGAGGCGCAGGCGGCCAAGCTCGGCGCGCAGTACGAGTCCTACGAGTTCCCGCAGTTGCCCGGCATGCACATCAACAGCAAGGTCGCGATGGGCGAGAACATCGGTGACCTGGGTGGTCTGACCATCGCGCTGGAAGCCTACCGGCGCTCGCTGGATGGGAAGGAAGCGCCGGTGATCGGTGGCTTTACCGGCGAGCAGCGCTTCTTCATGGGCTGGGCGCAGGTCTGGCGGACGCTGTGGCGCGACGATGCGCTGCGCCAGCAGCTGGTCAACGGCACGCACTCGCCGGGCCACATCCGCGCGTTCGCGCCGCTGCGCAATATCGATGCGTGGTACGACGCGTTTGACGTCAAGCAGGGCGATGCGCTGTGGATCGCACCCGAGGATCGCGTCCGCATCTGGTGATGCCAAACCGGCGATGCGTTGGTTACCGACGCATCGCTTGCATAAACCCGGGCTGCTACGTCGGTCCGGGTTTTTTCTTGTGCGATTCGCGTGCCGAGCGCCTCATCTGGGGGGGGTATTGGGTGAGCGGGGCGCCGGGGGTGAATGCCCTTGCCTGCGAATGTCCCCCGGCACCGGTGAAGCCGGTGCCTCCTTTATTTCGCCGTCAAGGGCATTCACCCCCGGCGTTCCAAGGTGGCGGCGGTTGTAAAAGCGCAAGGCCAGCCCAGGCGGGACCTGTATGCCTTCCGGGCGAAATAAAGGAGGAGGCGTCCGCCGCAGGCGGAGGCCGGGGGACATTCGCCGGGAAGGCATACAGGTCACGCCCGCCCACCCAGGTCTCAGCCGCTGCGACCGTCGGACGCTATCCTTCGAGCCTCATGACAGGGGGCGGTGCGGTGGCGTCAGTCGACAAGCGCGGACAGTTGCGGGAAGTGGAGGGGGCGGCGCAGACCACCGGTCTGGTGATCTACCGTGCCAGCCGGCTGGAAATGCTGCTCGGTCCGCTGCGCGAGTTGCTGGCGGTGACCCGCCCGGCCAATGTGCTCGCCCCGCAGACCATCATCGCCGCGCATCCGGGAATGAAGCAGTGGCTGAACGGCGCGCTGGCCCGCGCCTACGGACCGGGCGGGATCGTTGCCAACCTCGACATTCAGCTCCCGAGCACGTGGATCGGCAATCTGGCGGAGCGGCAGCTGGGCCAGCAGGCGGTGTCGCTGCCGCGTTACCAGCGCGAGCACCTGCGCTGGAACATCCATGAACTGCTCGGCCGCGACCTGGATGCAATCGGCGTCACCGATGTGCGCATCGCGTCCTACCTCCAGCCGGCGGACGCCGACGCGCGGCATGCCGGCGCGGACGTGGCGCGGCGCCGGTTTCAGCTCGCTGACCGCCTGGCGCGAATCTATTCCCAGTACGTGGTCTACCGACCCGACTGGCTCAACGCCTGGGAGCACGGACGCCTGGACGCAGTCACCGGTCAGGGCGGCGATCCGCGAATGGCGTCCACCGAGCAGCGGCTGTTGGCGCCGCTTTGGCGGCATCTGCGCGCGCAGCTGGGGCCGCACCGCGGCGACGTCGTCGCCACCCTCATCGACCGACTGCTGGACCGCAACGACGGTGGCGGTGATGCGCTGCATGTCTTTGGTGTCAGTCATCTGGCGCCGTCCGAGCTGGCGGTGATCCGCGCCGCGGCCCGCCACCGGCTGGTGGCGATGTACGTCCCCGATCCCTGTCGTGAGTACTGGGGTGGCCTGGGCAACACGGTGGCGGAGATCCAGCAGCGGCGCGACGCGGAACTGGCCGGGCTGGAAAGCGCCGGCGCGGGCGATTACTGGATCGAGCAGGACAATCCGCTGCTGGCCAGTTGGGGCCGGATGGGCCAGCACTTCATCATGGCGCTGGCCGATGGCAGCGACGACGTGCTGGCCGACGTGCGCCATCGGGCCGACGAGGAGGTCTCGTCGCCGGTCAACCGACTGCAGCGCGTGCAGGAGAGCATCCGCGCGTTGGCGCCGTTGCCCGAGGCGGTGGAGCTCCGGCAGCCAGCGGTCATCGAGTGTGAGATCGCCGACGCGTCGTTGCGGGTTCATGCCAGCCACACCCGCCTGCGTGAGCTCGAAATCCTCCGCGACCAGCTGCTCGACGCGATAGAAAGCACGGACCAGCACGGCGAGCCGATCCGTCCGGCGGACATCGTAGTGATGGCGCCGGACATCCGCTCCTATGTGCCGCTGATTCCCGCCGTGTTCGGTGTCGCCGGGCACGGCGGGGAGCGCCTGCCGTACCACCTGGCCGATGTTTCGGTGGCGCGCAGCCACTCGTTGTTTGGTGCGTTCCAGCGCCTGCTCGATCTGCCCGGCACCCGCGTCACCGCGCCCGAGGTGGTGGATCTGCTGGCCATCCCCGAGGTCGCCGGTCGCCTGGGTCTGGATGCTGGCGCGGTGGACGAGCTGAGCGGCTGGTTGCAGACGAGCCGCGTGGCGTGGGCGCTGGACCCGGCATTCCGCAGCCGCTTCGGCGTGCCGGCGATCGCCGAGCACACCTTCGGCTGGTCGATGGACCGGATGATGGCCGGCTATCTGATGGCGGACCGCGCCGATATCGAGCACCAACCATCGGTCGCCCTGCCGGGCGGCGTCGCCATTGCGCCGCTGACTGGCATCCACGGCCCGGCCGCCGCCCATCTGGGCGCGCTGGATCACCTGTTGCGCGAGATCCAGGCGCTTTGTGATCTCGCCGAGGAATCCCGTCCGCCGAGCGCCTGGGCGGCGGAGTTGGAGCGCCGATTCGAGGCGATGTTCCGGATCGACCTGATGGACGCCGACGCCCGCGACGCAAGGGCCGTGCTGCTGGGTTTCATCCGCACGCTGGCGACGGAAACCGCGAAAGCCGAGGTCGACCCCGAGCTGCACTTCAGCGTCGTCCGCGACCTGCTGGTCGAACGCCTCGCCGCTGCGCCGGAGCGGCAGCGCTTCCTGATGGGCGGCATCACCTTCTGCGGTATGGTTCCGCAGCGGGCGATCCCGTTCAAGGTGGTCGCCGTGCTCGGCCTGAACGACGGCGAGTTTCCGCGCAACAGCAGCGACGCCGGCCTGGACCTGATGGCGCGCTATCGGCGGCTCGGCGACCGTGACGTGCGCAGCGACGACCGCTACCTGTTCCTGGAAACCCTGATGTCGGCCCGCGAGCGGTTGCACCTGAGTTACCTGGGCGAAGGGGTGATGGACGGCAAGCCGAGAAACCCTGCGCAGCCGCTGTCGGAGCTCTTGGCGGTACTGGATGCATCCGCCGGCCTGGCCGCTGACGACACCGACACGCCGCGGCCGTGGATCATCCGTCATCCCCTGCAGCCCTTCGATGCCCGCTATTGCGACGGCAGCGACCCGCGCCTGTTCTCCTATCAACAGGAATTCGCCGCCATGCATGCCCAGGGCGTACAACCCGACGTCGCCCCGTTCCTCGATCGCGACGGCACCCGCGAGGTGGTTCTCGAGGGCCCGATTGCATTGCGGGAGGTACAGGCCTACTACCGCGACCCCGCCGCGCAGGTGCTGGGCCGGCGCATGCAGATCAGCCTGGACGCGCTGGTGGATGATCGCCTTCCCAGCGAGGAGCCGGTCGACCCCCGGTTTGGCGCGCTGGATTCGGTGCCACGGAAGCTGTTCTTCAACGATGCGCTGCCGGCCTGGCCGGATGGGCAGTGGCCGCCGGAACGTGCGCCGGACTGGCTGCGCCTGGGCGGCATCATGCCGCCGGGGAGGCCGGGCGTGCAGGCCTGGGAAGACTCCGCGGCGGCGGTGGCAAAACTGCTCGAACGGCTGGCCGATCTGCCGGCGTTCGAGCATGGCGTGCCGGCGCCGGTCAGCGTGGTGATTGATCAGCCCATCGGGGACGTCGCGCTGGTCGGTCAGGTTGCTCACGTGTACCGGCTCAGCCACGAGGGCCGCGAACACTGGCAGATGCTGCGCGCATTTCCCGGTCAGGGCGGCGCTTTGAAGGCGGAGAAGGATCTGGACTTCAAGGACCGCGTGCCGATGTTCATGGACTGGGCCTTGCTGCGCCTGCATACGGCGGGAGGGGGTGGGCGGATGCCGACGGTGCGTTTGGCGACCCTGGTCGACGACGAGATTCCAAGCTGGTCCGGCGCGCTGAACGCCTGGGACGAGGCCTTTGTGGAGGCAGCGCCGGAGGAACGATCGCAGCTGCTGAGCGATCTGCAGCGGCGGCTCTCGCGCTTGCTGCACTGGTGGCAGCAGGCGCAGGGCAGGCCACGCTGGTACTTTCCGAAAACCGCCTGGAAGGCGATCCAACCCACGGTCAGTCCGCGCAGCGGTGCCGGCGGGCAGGATGATCGCGAGCCAGCGCCCGCAAACGTCGAGAGTATCTGGGTGGCGACGCACGACGGCGGCACCGGCGAGCGCGATTACGCGCCCGGCTACAGCCGGCTGCTGGCCGGTGGCGTGGATTTCGCCGGCGGCAGCAACGAGCTGGCCGAACTGCACCGCTTTGCCTTGGCGCTTCACGAATGCATCGACATGGCATCGCCGCTGCGCCGCAACGCGACCGCCGACGAATCTGCTTGCATGGAGAAGCAGCAATGAACGAGACGGTTTGCGCGCACGCTCAGGCTGGCGCCCGGGACTGGCGCGACCTGGACCTGGCACCAGGCGGGCGCAGCCTGATCGAGGCCAGTGCCGGCACCGGCAAGACCTGGACCATTGCCGTTCTCTATCTGCGCCTGTTGCTCGAACAGGGCCGGTCGCCGCGACAGGTGGTGGTGACGACGTTCACCGAAGCCGCCGCACAGGAACTGCGCGAACGCTTGCGCGGCAAGCTGCGCTGGGCCGTGCAGCTCGCCGAATCCGCCGAGCCTGTCCCGGCCGACGCCGGCCCCGATGCATTGTGGCTGCACGAACGCTGGCAGCAGGACGCCGACGCACGATCCAGGGACCTGCAGGCGTTGCGCCTCGCACTGGCGGAGATGGACGCCGCCCCGATCAGCACCCTGCACAGCCTGTGTCGGAGGATCCTCGCCGACCACCCGTTCGCCTGTGGCGTGGCCTTCGTGATGGGCGACATGGTTGCCAGCGACGCCCTCCTGGACGAGGTGGCAGGCGACCTGTGGCGTCGTTTGCAGCAGGGGGACGACAGCGACCCGCTGGTGCTGCTCGCCGGACGCGCCGGTAACCTGACCCGCGACCGGCTGCGCAACGGGCTCAAGATCTGCCTCGGGCAGGGCGTGGCGGTCGGCGGCATGTCGTCCGCGGAAATCGAGGCGGCGCTTGACCCCGCGTGGATACCGAAGCTGGAGGAGATCGTCGCGGGCAGCGTCGACACGTTTGGCAGGAAAGCCGCGTTGCCGCGCGTGCTCGCTGAACTGCTCGAGCTGCTGAAGGACCATTCGCGGCTCCCTTCCGAAGACAGCTGCAAGCGACTGGCCGAGGCCTCGAAGCTGACTGGGCTGAAAAGAGCATTCGAAAGGGATCCCGAGCTTCTGGCCGCGGGCCAGTTTGCCGAAGCGTGCGTTCCCGCCATCCAGGGCCTGCGGATGAGCTTCTGGCGTGAGTTGGCAGCGGTGGCGCGCGGCGAGATCCAGTCGCGGCTCGCGGCCCGCCACCAGCTCACCTTCGATGCCTTGATCAGTACCGTCAGCGACGCGCTGCTACGCGAGGCGGACGGCGGCGGTGAACGCCCGCTGGCCGATGCGCTGCACGACGCCTGGCCGGTCGCGCTGGTGGACGAATTCCAGGACACCGATGCGCTGCAGTACGGCATCCTCGACGCGGTCTACCGCGATGCCGGTGGCGCCCCGCGCGGCCGGCTGGTGATGATTGGCGACCCCAAGCAGGCAATCTATTCCTTCCGCGGCGGGGACATCCATGCCTACCAGCGCGCGGCGGCCAGCGCCGGCGCCAGCGACCGGCTCACCTTGGACACCAACCACCGTTCCAGCGAGGCGCTGGTGGATGCCATCAACCAGTTCTACGCGGTGGCCGGAAACCGGCTGGGCGCGCTGGATGCAACGGAGATCCGCTGCAGTCCGGTCAAAGCCTCCAAACGCCGGAGCGCGACGCCCTACACTGTTGAAGGGGACCCTTGCGCCAAGCCGCTGGTAATCCACCACCAAACCCCGGCGGCGCCATCCCAGCCGGAGCGTCGCGCTCAAGCCCTGCGCGCCTGCGCGGACCAGATCGCGGGGATGTTGCAGTCGCGGGTCCACCGCATTGCCGGACGCCCTGTGGCGCCCTCGGATATCGCGGTACTGCTGCCGACGGCCAGGGACATCACCACCCTGCGCGACGAGCTTCGTGCGCGCGGCGTCCCCTGCGTCACCAGCACCCGTAGCAGCGTTTTTGCCACCGATATCGCCCGCGACCTGCAGACCGTCCTGTACGCCGTGGCCTATCCCGACGAGCTCGGCGCGCTGCGCGCCGCGGCCGCCACCCGGCTGTGGGGCACCAGCTTCAGCGAACTGCAGGAGTGGGGCGACGACGTACTGCGCTGGCAGGCGATGGCCGGGCAGTTCCGCCAATGGCATCTGGACTGGCAGCGTCGCGGCGTGCTGCATGTGGTCGAGCGGCTGATCACGCACATGGCACCGCTCTACCTGCAGACCCTGGCCGGCGAGCGCGCTTTGACCGACCTTCGCCACTTGGGCGAGCTGCTGCAGGCCCGGTCCGAGGAGGATCCGGGTTTCGAGGAATTGCTGGGCTGGCTGGCCGAATGCCGGGACGGCGAGGGCGACTCCGGCGATGACGCCGTTGAGGCAGCGCAGCTGCGGATCGAGTCCGACAGCGCGCGGGCTCGCCTGATGACCCTGCATGCCAGCAAAGGCCTGGAATTTCCGATCGTGTTCCTGCCGCTGATGTGGAACCACGGCGAAAAAACCGGTGGCGAGATGCATGTCCTCACCGATCCGCGCACCGGGGCCAGTCGTGTCGAGCGCTCGCCTGAGGCTGCTGCGACCAGGTTGCAGGAACTGCAGGACGAACGGTTCCGCGTGCTGTACGTGGCGCTGACCCGCGCCATTTATGCGTGCCACGTGTTCGCCCTGGACGTGGAGCGACCGGCGAGTGCAACGGCGAAGTCGCCACTGCAAGGCACCAAACGCAGCGCGCTGGATGTGATGCTGACGCGCCTGTCGTCACCGCTGGGCAGCACGGAACTGGAAGCCCAGGCCACGCGGGTCGAGTGGAGGCAGGGCTGGCTTCCGACGGAACGCCAGCATTATGTGCCCGACGCAACCAAGACGACGCGGCAACGCACCGCGCGCCCCATGCCGGCATGGCCGATCGGCCCGCTGCCGGGAAAGCACAGCTTCACCACGCTGACCCACGGCGAACAGCGCGAAGCGATCAATCCGGAGGCCGCTGCCGGGGACGAGACCGAGGCCACCACCGCGGCGGGCTCGAGCGCGGCGGTGCCCCAGCAGCTACCCGCCGCGCCACATCCCGAACTTCTCGCGCTGGCGGACGTCCGCGGCACGGATTTCGGCAACGCCGTCCACGCCGTATTCGAGTTCCGCAAAATTGGCGAGCCGATCACCGCCCAGCTTCCGCTGGTGGAGCGGTATCTGGGTGATTCCGGGGTGCGTCGCAAGGACCACGCGCAGTCGCCGCTGACCGAAACGCTCGCCCGGCGACTGCAGGGTGCTTTGGAGGCACCGCTGGGACTTCAGGGACATCCTGATCTTTCGCTCGCGGACCTGGCCGAAACCGACCTTCGTGCGGAGATGGGATTCCATTTCGCCCTCGATGCGGTCTCCATGGCGGACCTTCGCGAAGCGTGCGCGGCCCACGGAGAGCCGCATCTGGTGCCGACCAGCCAGCGGGTGCTGAGCGGCCTGATGAACGGCAAGATCGACTTGACATTCCACTGTAACGGAAGATTTTACGTCCTTGATTACAAAGGAAACTATCTGGGCGATTCCTTGGGGAACTACATGGGCAGCGCATTGCTTGAGCAGATGGACCGGAGCCGCTATCGCTTCCAGGCTTTGCTGTACACGCTCGCCGTGGACCGCTACCTGCGCCAGCGGCTTGGTGTGGGCTATGACCGGTCGCGACACCTGGGCGAATGCGTGTACCTGTTTGTCCGCGCGGCAGGGCTGGCACCGGGTGCCGGGATCTGGCGACACCGGTTTCCCGATCCGCTGCTGGACGCGGTCGGCAGCGTTCTGGGCGAAACGCGCACCCAGGTCGCCGCGTGAGCGCTCCAGCCACCTACCACTTCCGACGACCGGCGAACGAGCCGGCTCCGCCCGAGGTGTGGCGGATGCTGGATCACACCGTGGCGCGCTGGGTGAGGGCGCACGGTGGCTCCGCGGCGCTGGCGGAGTTGGCGGGTTGGGCCAGCCTGGCCGACGGCCACGGCGACAGCGCACTGCCGCTGCGTGGCGAGGCCGCCGGCCGCCATGGAATGCCGCCGCTGGAGGATGACGCCTTGGAGCAGGTCATGGCCGACCCGATGGTGACGGTGGTGACTGCCGGGTCCACGCAAGCCGCGCCGGCAGTCGCAGCCACGCCGTTCGTGGTCGATAGCGGGTATTTCTACCTGCTGCGCAACCACCTGCACGAGGGCGTCGTGGCGCGCCATGCCAATGCGCGTCGCGCAGGCGCCGGAACCGAGCCTGAGGGTCATCCGGCCGACATCGAGGTCCTGTTCCATGGGGACGGAAGCGGGCGCGTGGCTGCGCAGCGCGCCGCCGTGGCGCAGGTCCCGGGCAAACGCCTGTTTGTGCTTACCGGCGGGCCCGGCACCGGCAAGACCACGACCGTCCTGCGCATGCTGATGCTGCTGCTCAAGCGCCGCGCCGGATCAGGCGCCGCTCCGGCGGTCGTCCGTATCGGCGCGCCAACCGGCAAGGCGGCGCAGCGTCTATCGGAGTCGCTGCGCGACGGCGCCAGGCTGATGCGCGACGGCCCGACGCCGCTGCCCGAAGACTGGCACCCGTGGCTGGACGCATCGCTCAACGCGCCTGCCAGCACCTTGCACAGACTGCTGGGAAGCCGCGGACATGGCGGCGGGTTCGTGCACCACGCAGGAAATCCCGTGCCTGCCGACATCGTCATCGTCGACGAGGCCTCCATGGTCGACCTGGCGATGCTCCGCCATCTGTTGGAGGCATTGCGCGAGGATGCCGCCTTGATCCTCGTCGGCGATGCCGACCAGTTGACCTCGGTGGGTACCGGTTCGGTATTGCTGGATCTGGTCGGCGCGATGGAGGCAGCGGCCGATCCCGGTCTGGTCCGGCTCTCGCACAGCTTTCGCGCCGACCAGTCGCTGCTGCCACTCAATGAAGCGGTGCGCCTTGGTGACATCGACGCGTTCGAGCGCGCTGTCGCCGACGCGGGTGATCAGGTGCGGCGCGTACAGATCGGCGCCCCGCACGAGCTGGACGCCGCGTTGGCCAGCTGGGCCCGAAGCCTGGCCGATGGATTGCGCGCAGCGGGTGCGTTCTCGCCGCTGCCGCGCGGCGCTGACGGTGCACCGGACCAGTCCGCCGTCCTGACCGCTCTGGACGGTTTACGCGAACGGCAGCTGTTGTGCGCCTTGCGTGAAGGCGAATTCGGCGCCGAAGCGGCCAACCGCCACCTGGAGTCATCGGTTCGCGCCGCTTCATCGGGCGACGCGCTTTCCCTCACCCGGGGCGAGTGGTACCCCGGTCGCGCGGTGATGATCACCCGCAACGATTACACCGCCGGGCTGTTCAACGGCGATCTCGGCATCTGCCTGGAGGATGCTGACGGCGCGTTGGGGGTCTGGTTTGCGGTGACCGTCGCCGCGTCCGCAGCCAGCGCC
The genomic region above belongs to Lysobacter avium and contains:
- a CDS encoding UvrD-helicase domain-containing protein, translating into MNETVCAHAQAGARDWRDLDLAPGGRSLIEASAGTGKTWTIAVLYLRLLLEQGRSPRQVVVTTFTEAAAQELRERLRGKLRWAVQLAESAEPVPADAGPDALWLHERWQQDADARSRDLQALRLALAEMDAAPISTLHSLCRRILADHPFACGVAFVMGDMVASDALLDEVAGDLWRRLQQGDDSDPLVLLAGRAGNLTRDRLRNGLKICLGQGVAVGGMSSAEIEAALDPAWIPKLEEIVAGSVDTFGRKAALPRVLAELLELLKDHSRLPSEDSCKRLAEASKLTGLKRAFERDPELLAAGQFAEACVPAIQGLRMSFWRELAAVARGEIQSRLAARHQLTFDALISTVSDALLREADGGGERPLADALHDAWPVALVDEFQDTDALQYGILDAVYRDAGGAPRGRLVMIGDPKQAIYSFRGGDIHAYQRAAASAGASDRLTLDTNHRSSEALVDAINQFYAVAGNRLGALDATEIRCSPVKASKRRSATPYTVEGDPCAKPLVIHHQTPAAPSQPERRAQALRACADQIAGMLQSRVHRIAGRPVAPSDIAVLLPTARDITTLRDELRARGVPCVTSTRSSVFATDIARDLQTVLYAVAYPDELGALRAAAATRLWGTSFSELQEWGDDVLRWQAMAGQFRQWHLDWQRRGVLHVVERLITHMAPLYLQTLAGERALTDLRHLGELLQARSEEDPGFEELLGWLAECRDGEGDSGDDAVEAAQLRIESDSARARLMTLHASKGLEFPIVFLPLMWNHGEKTGGEMHVLTDPRTGASRVERSPEAAATRLQELQDERFRVLYVALTRAIYACHVFALDVERPASATAKSPLQGTKRSALDVMLTRLSSPLGSTELEAQATRVEWRQGWLPTERQHYVPDATKTTRQRTARPMPAWPIGPLPGKHSFTTLTHGEQREAINPEAAAGDETEATTAAGSSAAVPQQLPAAPHPELLALADVRGTDFGNAVHAVFEFRKIGEPITAQLPLVERYLGDSGVRRKDHAQSPLTETLARRLQGALEAPLGLQGHPDLSLADLAETDLRAEMGFHFALDAVSMADLREACAAHGEPHLVPTSQRVLSGLMNGKIDLTFHCNGRFYVLDYKGNYLGDSLGNYMGSALLEQMDRSRYRFQALLYTLAVDRYLRQRLGVGYDRSRHLGECVYLFVRAAGLAPGAGIWRHRFPDPLLDAVGSVLGETRTQVAA
- a CDS encoding AAA family ATPase — translated: MSAPATYHFRRPANEPAPPEVWRMLDHTVARWVRAHGGSAALAELAGWASLADGHGDSALPLRGEAAGRHGMPPLEDDALEQVMADPMVTVVTAGSTQAAPAVAATPFVVDSGYFYLLRNHLHEGVVARHANARRAGAGTEPEGHPADIEVLFHGDGSGRVAAQRAAVAQVPGKRLFVLTGGPGTGKTTTVLRMLMLLLKRRAGSGAAPAVVRIGAPTGKAAQRLSESLRDGARLMRDGPTPLPEDWHPWLDASLNAPASTLHRLLGSRGHGGGFVHHAGNPVPADIVIVDEASMVDLAMLRHLLEALREDAALILVGDADQLTSVGTGSVLLDLVGAMEAAADPGLVRLSHSFRADQSLLPLNEAVRLGDIDAFERAVADAGDQVRRVQIGAPHELDAALASWARSLADGLRAAGAFSPLPRGADGAPDQSAVLTALDGLRERQLLCALREGEFGAEAANRHLESSVRAASSGDALSLTRGEWYPGRAVMITRNDYTAGLFNGDLGICLEDADGALGVWFAVTVAASAASAASAGSVIDDDAGAPATERSRRAVCFAPGSLPDHQGGFAITIHKSQGSEYREVAVLLPPDPDNRILSRQLLYTGISRARQKVQLWQSDAVLRRAISTPARRSSGLRARLDASQWS